The following proteins are co-located in the Kiritimatiellaceae bacterium genome:
- a CDS encoding MCE family protein — MTDKYNKDLSIEVLVGFFMFIILIALGVFTIILSRQNFLQKRYPVAVVFDEVSGLRDGDNVFLRGMKVGVVKDTVLENSHVVVHANLDSPVQFREGYKVEVVASSMLGGKQLKIEEGPLSAAPIPKDAVISGTTPTDILEELGAAVASVRQITDQVSSGKGTLGKLIYEDTVYNNLSDVSTKLAKGEGTVGKLINDETVYNDLKTTMSNLQEVSSRLEKGEGTLGKLLSKDEQLYKDLTATMSNLRTITDKVGTGEGTLGKLVNDDKLYDEAGKLLGELRAAIDDMRETSPVTTFSTVLFGAF, encoded by the coding sequence ATGACGGACAAATATAATAAAGACCTCAGCATAGAAGTCCTTGTCGGCTTCTTTATGTTTATCATTCTCATCGCTCTGGGGGTGTTTACCATCATCCTGAGCCGGCAGAATTTTCTGCAGAAAAGATATCCCGTGGCGGTGGTTTTCGACGAAGTCAGCGGCCTGCGCGACGGCGATAACGTTTTCCTGCGCGGTATGAAAGTCGGCGTGGTGAAAGACACGGTGCTGGAAAACAGTCATGTGGTTGTTCACGCCAATCTGGATTCGCCGGTACAGTTCCGTGAAGGCTACAAAGTCGAAGTGGTGGCTTCCTCCATGCTGGGAGGGAAACAGCTAAAAATTGAAGAAGGGCCTCTGAGCGCCGCGCCGATTCCGAAGGATGCTGTGATTAGCGGAACGACTCCAACCGACATTCTCGAAGAGCTTGGCGCCGCTGTGGCGAGTGTCCGGCAGATTACGGATCAGGTTTCATCGGGCAAGGGCACGCTCGGCAAACTCATTTATGAAGATACAGTGTACAACAATCTGAGCGATGTCAGCACCAAGCTCGCCAAGGGCGAGGGGACAGTCGGCAAACTGATCAACGATGAGACAGTTTATAACGACCTGAAGACGACGATGTCCAACCTGCAGGAAGTCAGCAGTCGTCTGGAGAAAGGCGAGGGCACGCTCGGCAAGCTGCTGTCCAAGGATGAGCAGCTGTACAAAGACCTTACCGCAACCATGTCGAATCTCCGCACGATCACCGACAAGGTCGGCACAGGCGAAGGGACTCTCGGCAAGCTGGTTAATGACGATAAACTCTACGACGAAGCAGGGAAGCTGCTCGGAGAACTGCGCGCCGCCATTGACGATATGCGCGAAACGTCGCCGGTGACCACCTTTAGTACCGTTCTCTTCGGTGCGTTTTAA
- a CDS encoding phosphopantothenoylcysteine decarboxylase, whose product MKKVLILSGPTHEYFDPVRFIGNASSGKMGKALAEEAIRRGMEVEFISGPVAEENLPNVDATPSSHSDSRRNATRASRLHIQKVISAEEMLAAAKEKFSSADFIIFAAAVADYQPAKKSDAKLPKVGNSLTIELKPTPDIAATLCANKRKDQVAIGFALQTYDGETKAREKLISKNLDGIVLNTPATLGAESGLFTWIDKQGLENWGSLGKAECAKRILDKSG is encoded by the coding sequence ATGAAAAAGGTTCTCATCCTTTCCGGGCCGACACACGAATACTTTGATCCGGTTCGCTTTATCGGCAACGCCAGCTCCGGCAAAATGGGCAAGGCCCTCGCCGAAGAAGCAATTAGGCGCGGCATGGAAGTCGAATTCATTTCCGGCCCGGTCGCGGAAGAGAATCTCCCCAACGTAGATGCGACGCCCTCGTCGCATTCTGACAGCCGGAGAAACGCGACGAGGGCGTCGCGTCTACATATCCAAAAAGTCATCTCCGCCGAAGAAATGCTGGCCGCCGCGAAAGAAAAGTTTTCCTCCGCCGACTTCATCATCTTCGCCGCCGCCGTCGCCGACTATCAGCCTGCAAAAAAATCAGACGCGAAACTTCCGAAAGTCGGAAACAGCCTCACGATTGAACTGAAACCGACACCCGACATTGCCGCCACGCTCTGCGCGAATAAACGGAAAGATCAAGTCGCCATCGGCTTTGCGCTCCAGACGTACGACGGCGAAACCAAAGCCCGTGAAAAACTGATCTCAAAAAATCTGGACGGCATCGTCCTCAATACTCCCGCCACCCTCGGCGCTGAATCCGGACTCTTCACCTGGATCGATAAGCAGGGTTTGGAAAACTGGGGTTCACTCGGTAAGGCGGAATGTGCAAAGAGGATTTTAGATAAGTCGGGTTAA
- a CDS encoding PEGA domain-containing protein, with protein sequence MIKKTVGFVSVLCIILAICSCAPVTIDSTPSGAAVYDAAGQKQLGSTPFNTSVFVSEKNFTVRKERYFDEPVKLNYDSERNVGTQLRPMPVLVYSNPDADIYAVGADKPVARTPSKIKIGEKAAAYTLKAADYYDQEISVGLDSPDPLVVKLVRRPIVTLSAEPAGVEVYENNKLVGTTPLRVEILTSRTFELRKTGFFTQAGTLTGAPPYEVSVKLRPFPMITVTATPADAQIYRAGALLGKTTATLAVGEPVALEVRADRFYAQNVTLTPDSSAQVNVALKAMPYVTIKSEPSGADVLINGKSVGATPVEQLIEKETVIELRKAGFVTKTATLTGADKQVSVTLEAVPAPVEQPQPAVQTAPAKPESAVAAPVAAQKAAPEKKSGSNLPLIAGIAAVVVAGLVFFLIKRKKQE encoded by the coding sequence ATGATCAAAAAAACCGTCGGGTTTGTTTCCGTGCTGTGTATTATCCTCGCCATCTGCAGTTGTGCTCCGGTCACCATTGATTCCACTCCGTCAGGCGCGGCAGTGTATGATGCCGCCGGACAGAAACAGCTGGGATCCACACCATTCAACACCAGCGTATTCGTCAGCGAAAAAAACTTCACGGTCCGCAAAGAGCGCTACTTCGACGAACCCGTCAAACTGAACTACGATTCAGAACGTAACGTCGGCACGCAGCTTCGCCCGATGCCGGTACTGGTTTACAGCAACCCCGATGCTGACATCTACGCCGTCGGCGCCGACAAACCGGTTGCCCGGACTCCGTCAAAAATTAAAATCGGCGAAAAAGCCGCCGCCTATACCTTGAAAGCCGCCGACTACTACGATCAGGAAATCTCTGTCGGCCTCGACAGCCCCGATCCGCTGGTCGTCAAACTCGTCCGCCGTCCGATTGTCACCCTCTCCGCTGAGCCTGCCGGTGTTGAAGTGTACGAAAATAACAAACTCGTCGGCACGACACCGCTCCGGGTCGAAATTCTGACCAGCCGCACATTCGAACTGCGGAAGACCGGCTTCTTCACACAGGCTGGCACACTGACCGGCGCGCCGCCGTACGAAGTATCCGTTAAACTCCGTCCTTTCCCGATGATCACCGTCACCGCGACACCGGCCGACGCACAAATCTATCGCGCCGGTGCACTGCTCGGCAAAACGACAGCCACGCTGGCTGTCGGAGAACCGGTTGCTCTCGAAGTCCGCGCCGACCGTTTTTATGCACAGAACGTCACGTTGACACCCGATTCGTCGGCACAGGTCAATGTTGCGCTCAAGGCCATGCCGTACGTCACAATCAAGAGCGAACCATCCGGTGCTGATGTGCTGATCAATGGCAAGTCAGTCGGCGCGACTCCGGTCGAACAGCTGATTGAAAAAGAAACGGTTATTGAACTGCGTAAAGCAGGGTTTGTCACCAAAACGGCCACTTTGACCGGCGCCGACAAGCAGGTTTCTGTAACCCTCGAAGCGGTTCCGGCACCGGTTGAACAGCCGCAGCCCGCCGTTCAGACCGCACCCGCCAAACCGGAATCCGCGGTTGCCGCGCCAGTGGCAGCGCAAAAGGCCGCTCCTGAAAAAAAGAGCGGAAGTAATCTTCCGCTGATCGCCGGCATCGCGGCGGTGGTCGTTGCAGGGTTGGTGTTCTTCCTGATTAAGCGCAAAAAACAGGAGTAA
- a CDS encoding glycoside hydrolase family 65 protein: MEIVEKMKPFVFEPQAWDVTEHCYDWKVHRRNETVFAIGNGYLGIRGCFEEGFHEEDQWHTEPNTCINGIYEYQTDGKGGHRYKGYPTKRHGMPALPNGFKFSIYLDGEHFHLAHGKNSEYRRNLDMKRGLLTREFVWESPNGKMAKFTFERFTSMDNFHIVGTKVTVTPINFSGEIRIVSELGGPVKNMQYDITNADGTIIECLETKTAEMRDDAALLRRMFKGSQIQVCVAAKTFFKGAASGTPASTIKAGKICEAFTVSAEKNQTVSAEKIACYYTTKDCAENNLEAQTLQTLKQVADAGYDAVKAAHMRAWATVWDVTDMEIDGDLALQQAIRFSLFHTLQSTGRQGWNNIGANGLSGISKYQGHYFWDTEIYVLPFYTYTFQQDAKNLLMYRYSILDRAREQAKIMDDTGAHFSWNSISGEECGVVYEASHAQYHINNAVAFGIYRYFEATGDKEFLYNYCAEVLFETARCMAHRGNFIEAHDGKFCINVVCGPDEYGAMVNNNCYTNMLTKFHLEFALKVLGMLKAEAPAKYDELVKKCELTDKEQTLWRQAAEKMYIPYNEKLGLYMQDDSFIYKDPLDPALPKSEWHAKYVKTHPLNTWRHQIIKQADTVLLTFLLNDSFSLEEKKRIYDYYEPKTLHSSSLSPSIHSIIASEIGYQDAAYNFFMKTARMDIDDYSGSTFFGNHAACMASSWMVMVNGFAGFRIVEGQMHFNPWMPAHWNRVTFKIVFQGSTLQVTLTKSVNPNDPTKCAAKFELLNAGEVNVFCRGEKIKCSKV; this comes from the coding sequence ATGGAAATCGTTGAAAAGATGAAGCCGTTCGTGTTTGAACCGCAAGCGTGGGACGTAACCGAACACTGCTATGATTGGAAAGTCCACAGAAGAAACGAAACCGTATTTGCCATCGGGAACGGATATTTAGGAATCCGGGGTTGCTTCGAAGAGGGCTTCCACGAGGAAGACCAGTGGCACACCGAGCCGAATACCTGCATCAACGGGATTTACGAGTACCAGACGGACGGCAAAGGCGGACACCGTTACAAAGGATACCCGACCAAACGCCACGGTATGCCGGCTCTGCCGAACGGTTTCAAGTTCAGCATTTATCTGGACGGAGAGCACTTCCATCTCGCGCACGGCAAAAATTCCGAATACAGAAGAAATCTCGACATGAAACGCGGACTTCTGACGCGTGAATTCGTCTGGGAAAGCCCGAACGGCAAAATGGCAAAGTTCACCTTCGAACGTTTCACGTCCATGGATAATTTCCACATCGTCGGCACGAAGGTGACGGTCACGCCGATCAATTTTTCCGGCGAAATCAGAATTGTCTCCGAATTAGGCGGGCCGGTAAAAAACATGCAATACGACATTACAAATGCAGACGGCACGATCATCGAATGCCTTGAAACCAAAACCGCCGAGATGCGCGACGATGCCGCCCTGCTCAGACGAATGTTCAAAGGCAGCCAGATTCAGGTTTGCGTTGCCGCGAAAACCTTTTTTAAAGGCGCCGCTTCAGGAACGCCCGCCAGCACAATAAAGGCTGGGAAAATCTGCGAAGCATTTACCGTGTCAGCAGAGAAAAATCAGACGGTTTCTGCAGAAAAGATCGCCTGCTACTATACGACAAAAGACTGCGCGGAAAATAACCTTGAGGCGCAGACCTTGCAGACCTTGAAGCAGGTGGCGGATGCGGGTTATGACGCGGTGAAGGCGGCTCACATGCGCGCCTGGGCAACGGTTTGGGACGTGACGGACATGGAAATTGACGGCGACCTGGCGTTGCAGCAGGCGATCCGGTTCAGTCTGTTTCATACGTTGCAGTCAACGGGCCGTCAGGGCTGGAACAATATCGGCGCAAACGGCTTGTCCGGGATCAGTAAATATCAGGGGCACTATTTCTGGGATACCGAAATTTATGTCCTGCCGTTTTATACCTACACCTTCCAGCAGGACGCCAAGAATCTGCTCATGTACCGTTACTCGATTCTGGATCGGGCGCGGGAACAGGCAAAAATCATGGATGACACGGGCGCGCATTTTTCGTGGAACTCGATCAGCGGCGAAGAGTGCGGCGTGGTTTATGAAGCGTCGCATGCGCAATATCACATCAACAACGCCGTGGCGTTCGGGATTTATCGCTACTTCGAGGCGACCGGTGACAAGGAATTTCTATACAACTATTGCGCGGAAGTTCTGTTTGAGACGGCGCGCTGCATGGCGCACCGCGGGAATTTTATCGAAGCGCACGACGGAAAGTTCTGTATCAACGTGGTCTGCGGGCCGGATGAATACGGCGCGATGGTCAACAATAACTGCTACACGAACATGCTGACGAAGTTCCATCTGGAGTTTGCGCTGAAGGTGCTGGGAATGTTGAAGGCCGAGGCTCCGGCGAAATACGACGAGCTGGTCAAGAAGTGCGAGCTGACGGATAAGGAGCAGACGCTGTGGCGGCAGGCCGCAGAAAAAATGTACATCCCGTACAACGAAAAACTCGGACTTTACATGCAGGACGATTCCTTCATCTATAAAGATCCTCTGGATCCGGCGCTGCCAAAGTCGGAATGGCACGCCAAGTATGTCAAAACGCATCCGCTCAACACCTGGCGCCACCAGATCATCAAGCAGGCCGACACCGTACTGCTGACGTTTTTGCTGAATGACAGCTTCTCGCTTGAGGAGAAAAAACGCATCTACGATTATTACGAACCGAAAACACTCCACTCGTCTTCCCTGTCGCCAAGCATTCACAGCATTATCGCCAGTGAAATCGGGTATCAGGACGCGGCCTATAATTTCTTCATGAAGACCGCGCGCATGGACATCGACGATTATTCCGGTTCGACGTTCTTCGGAAATCATGCGGCTTGCATGGCTTCATCCTGGATGGTTATGGTCAATGGCTTTGCGGGATTCCGCATTGTCGAAGGACAGATGCACTTCAATCCGTGGATGCCTGCGCATTGGAATCGCGTTACGTTTAAAATTGTATTCCAGGGCAGCACCCTTCAAGTGACTCTCACGAAATCTGTGAATCCGAATGATCCTACGAAATGTGCGGCAAAGTTCGAATTATTGAATGCTGGCGAAGTGAACGTATTTTGCAGAGGGGAAAAGATCAAATGCTCAAAGGTGTAA
- the frr gene encoding ribosome recycling factor: MEVLLAAEEKMDKCVEFLHHELSGLRTGKASPGLVENITVEYYGTTARLRDIANISTPEPRLLVISPFDPSSLGAIEKGISAANIGITPINDGRLIRVPIPEMSEQRRKDMAKIASRATEEQRIAVRNVRRDANELLKTLQKISKITEDDRDESLEEVQKLTDVRIKKMDDMLAAKEKEMMSV; encoded by the coding sequence ATGGAAGTACTGCTGGCCGCTGAAGAAAAGATGGATAAATGCGTGGAGTTCCTCCACCACGAACTGAGCGGACTGCGCACCGGCAAAGCCAGTCCGGGACTGGTTGAAAACATCACCGTTGAATACTACGGAACCACCGCCCGGCTGCGCGATATCGCCAACATCTCAACTCCTGAACCGCGCCTGCTGGTCATCAGCCCGTTCGACCCGTCCTCGCTGGGCGCGATCGAAAAAGGGATCAGCGCCGCGAACATCGGCATCACGCCGATCAACGACGGACGCCTCATCCGCGTGCCGATTCCGGAAATGAGCGAACAGCGCCGCAAAGATATGGCCAAAATCGCCTCGCGCGCCACCGAGGAACAGCGCATCGCCGTTCGAAACGTCCGCCGCGACGCCAATGAACTGCTCAAAACGCTCCAGAAGATCAGCAAGATCACAGAAGACGACCGCGACGAAAGCCTCGAAGAAGTCCAGAAACTGACCGATGTCCGCATCAAGAAAATGGATGACATGCTCGCCGCCAAAGAAAAAGAAATGATGTCTGTCTGA
- a CDS encoding tetratricopeptide repeat protein encodes MNRSWLRWILPVILMISLFFGCSRKPGEKLYHEALTEWKDGNLVRARSLLEKSIRRRAGSAENAEAYNRLGTLLWEMGNTKDAANAFTESCRLNAGQYEVLCNLGVALGAQNDFAGAERAFREASLIQSDDSRPLSFAGVLYAKNQRWDEASHNLNRALGRTPENPQLQTALALAELHTTGTDAALKRLQAVTKKHPDYTPALFNTAAIYRYWLKNQPEAKRCFELYLSKVAAKDKFAEQARAELLAIASGNSEKLVFTPPRSPNRINADKNFQKALAYQKKNDFDSAARWYIKAVEEDDTYEQAFYNLGLTYYAANRIELAAEAFARAVQINPSSTNARYNSALAEYRLGHNDRARRELGIILSKHPGCQPAVDLLARIQE; translated from the coding sequence ATGAACCGATCATGGCTCCGGTGGATACTGCCTGTAATCCTGATGATCTCGCTTTTTTTCGGCTGCAGCCGTAAGCCGGGCGAAAAGCTTTACCATGAAGCGCTGACCGAATGGAAAGACGGCAACCTGGTGCGCGCCCGATCCCTGCTCGAAAAGTCGATCCGCCGCCGTGCGGGCAGTGCGGAAAATGCCGAAGCGTACAACCGGCTCGGAACCCTGCTCTGGGAAATGGGCAACACAAAGGATGCGGCAAATGCTTTCACGGAAAGCTGCCGCCTGAATGCCGGGCAGTATGAAGTACTCTGCAACCTCGGCGTTGCGCTGGGCGCGCAGAATGACTTTGCCGGAGCCGAACGCGCCTTTCGCGAAGCTTCTCTGATTCAGTCTGACGACTCCCGCCCTCTTTCCTTTGCGGGTGTTCTCTACGCGAAAAATCAACGGTGGGACGAAGCCTCGCATAATCTGAACCGCGCGCTCGGCCGCACTCCGGAGAATCCGCAACTGCAAACCGCGCTGGCGCTGGCTGAACTGCATACCACCGGCACAGATGCCGCACTGAAGCGCCTGCAGGCCGTGACAAAAAAACATCCGGATTATACCCCGGCGCTTTTCAACACCGCCGCCATCTACCGCTACTGGCTGAAGAACCAGCCTGAAGCCAAACGCTGTTTTGAACTCTACCTCAGCAAGGTCGCTGCAAAAGATAAGTTTGCGGAACAGGCTCGCGCGGAGTTGCTGGCCATCGCCAGCGGTAACAGCGAAAAACTGGTCTTTACGCCGCCGCGCAGTCCGAACCGCATCAACGCTGACAAAAACTTCCAGAAGGCGCTGGCATACCAGAAGAAAAATGATTTCGACAGCGCGGCCCGCTGGTACATCAAAGCCGTCGAAGAGGACGACACCTACGAACAGGCTTTCTACAACCTCGGCCTGACCTACTATGCCGCCAACCGGATTGAACTCGCGGCGGAGGCTTTCGCGCGCGCGGTGCAGATTAATCCGTCGTCCACCAACGCACGCTATAACAGCGCGCTGGCGGAATACCGTCTCGGCCACAACGACCGGGCCCGCCGCGAACTGGGAATCATCCTCAGCAAGCACCCCGGATGTCAGCCCGCCGTTGATCTGCTGGCCCGTATTCAGGAATGA
- a CDS encoding mannose-6-phosphate isomerase, with amino-acid sequence MEKLYPLRFSPVYKDYIWGGSRIPKLFGRNKPDGIYAESWEISTHPDGPTAIVNGPLAGKTLGDLLPEHKTALLGTGVKGSDFPLLIKLIDARDTLSVQVHPNEANAASVSGDPKTEMWYFLEGDGSAQIYCGLKPGVGKAEFLKAMENKTFAGIMQSIPAEKGGAVFVPGGRVHAIGAGCLILEIQQNSNTTYRIYDWDRVDAGGKGRELHIDKALKVIDWENNGNPRCQIHGTTIQSCEFFQLDRLELDAAQKFPMSGKSFHALFVAGGSGKIVWADGEEKLSPGQSWLVPAALGSYTLHPAAGRLMVLCTTIP; translated from the coding sequence ATGGAAAAACTCTATCCGCTCCGCTTCAGCCCCGTCTATAAGGATTACATCTGGGGCGGTAGCCGTATTCCGAAGCTGTTTGGCCGGAATAAGCCGGACGGTATTTATGCCGAATCGTGGGAGATTTCCACCCATCCGGACGGGCCGACCGCCATTGTCAACGGTCCGCTGGCCGGAAAAACGCTGGGCGACCTTCTGCCGGAACATAAAACCGCATTGCTCGGCACCGGCGTCAAAGGTTCCGATTTTCCGCTCCTCATCAAACTGATTGATGCACGCGATACATTGAGTGTGCAGGTTCATCCGAACGAGGCCAATGCTGCCTCCGTTAGCGGCGATCCGAAAACGGAGATGTGGTATTTTCTCGAAGGCGACGGTTCGGCGCAGATTTATTGCGGCCTCAAACCGGGCGTCGGGAAGGCGGAATTTTTGAAGGCAATGGAAAATAAAACCTTTGCCGGTATCATGCAGTCCATTCCGGCAGAGAAGGGCGGGGCGGTTTTTGTGCCGGGCGGGCGCGTCCACGCCATCGGTGCGGGCTGTCTGATTCTGGAGATTCAGCAGAACTCGAATACGACGTACCGGATTTATGACTGGGATCGTGTTGATGCCGGTGGTAAAGGGCGCGAGTTGCACATTGATAAAGCGCTGAAGGTGATCGACTGGGAAAACAACGGCAACCCGCGCTGTCAGATCCACGGAACAACAATCCAGAGTTGTGAGTTTTTCCAACTCGACCGCCTTGAGCTGGATGCCGCGCAGAAGTTTCCTATGTCCGGAAAGAGTTTCCATGCGCTGTTTGTCGCAGGCGGTTCAGGAAAAATCGTATGGGCGGACGGCGAAGAAAAGCTTTCGCCCGGCCAGTCGTGGCTGGTGCCCGCCGCGCTCGGAAGTTACACGCTTCATCCTGCTGCCGGCAGACTGATGGTGCTGTGCACGACGATTCCGTAG
- a CDS encoding ABC transporter permease, with protein sequence MIAPFKEIYRYLHLPVRSFRRLGRIILIACHDMGNALIMLFSATLYIRTIWRPRARRETAMQLYVTGIKSLGVITVVAFFTGMILALQTGLELRRFGQEVNIGTAVTIVMVREMGPFMTALIIAASVGSAIAAQLGTMAVSEEISALEVMSINPNRFLVMPRLVALAVMMPILTVYTNILGILGGGIVGSTQLGVAFQAYLDNATRYAENKDLYVGLFKAVVFGIIIATVACYQGLNTTEGAVGVGRATRQTVIISFLMILIVGYMITRLFYI encoded by the coding sequence ATGATCGCGCCGTTTAAAGAAATATACCGGTATCTGCATCTGCCGGTCAGGTCGTTCCGCCGTCTCGGCCGGATCATTCTGATTGCCTGTCACGACATGGGCAATGCGCTGATCATGCTTTTTTCCGCGACGCTTTATATCCGTACCATCTGGCGGCCGCGCGCGCGCCGCGAAACGGCCATGCAGCTTTACGTTACCGGCATCAAGAGTCTCGGCGTCATCACGGTCGTGGCGTTTTTCACCGGTATGATTCTGGCCCTCCAGACCGGCCTTGAACTTCGCCGCTTCGGGCAGGAAGTCAATATCGGCACGGCGGTCACCATCGTGATGGTTCGCGAAATGGGCCCGTTCATGACGGCGCTGATTATCGCCGCCAGCGTCGGTTCCGCGATTGCCGCCCAGCTCGGCACGATGGCGGTCTCGGAAGAAATTTCGGCGCTGGAAGTGATGTCGATTAATCCCAATCGCTTTCTGGTGATGCCGCGCCTGGTCGCGCTGGCGGTAATGATGCCGATCCTGACGGTTTACACCAACATCCTCGGGATTCTCGGCGGCGGCATCGTCGGCTCGACTCAACTCGGCGTGGCATTTCAGGCCTATCTCGACAACGCCACCCGCTACGCCGAAAATAAAGACCTCTACGTTGGGTTGTTCAAGGCGGTCGTATTCGGCATTATCATCGCCACGGTCGCCTGTTACCAAGGCTTGAACACCACCGAAGGCGCCGTCGGTGTCGGCCGCGCCACGCGGCAGACGGTGATTATTTCATTCCTGATGATCCTGATTGTCGGCTACATGATCACAAGGCTGTTTTACATATGA
- a CDS encoding GtrA family protein, protein MKKHIQAFLAEKDNRLVQFIKYGMCGGAATAVDMTVFFLFAWLVFPALRESDPFTKLLGMLHLDIRTVSESLRLRNYWIDKGIGFIFSNFTAYVLNVMFVFKAGKHKRHHELMLFYAVSLISFLIGTAAGDLLIRFGGLDTTYSYIAAAISALLINYAGRKFFIFHG, encoded by the coding sequence ATGAAAAAACACATTCAGGCTTTTCTGGCGGAAAAAGATAATCGGCTGGTTCAGTTCATCAAATACGGAATGTGCGGCGGCGCGGCCACGGCCGTCGATATGACAGTCTTCTTTCTTTTCGCCTGGCTGGTTTTTCCGGCGCTGCGAGAAAGCGATCCGTTCACCAAACTGCTGGGAATGCTTCATCTGGATATCCGCACGGTTTCGGAATCGCTCCGCCTGCGCAACTACTGGATCGATAAAGGCATCGGTTTTATCTTTTCCAACTTCACGGCCTACGTTCTCAACGTGATGTTTGTTTTCAAAGCCGGTAAACACAAACGACACCACGAACTGATGCTCTTCTATGCCGTCTCGCTGATTTCATTCCTGATCGGCACGGCGGCGGGCGACCTGCTCATCCGCTTCGGCGGACTCGACACCACCTATTCCTACATCGCCGCCGCCATCTCCGCGCTCCTCATCAACTACGCCGGCCGCAAGTTTTTTATCTTTCATGGATAA
- a CDS encoding UMP kinase, with protein sequence MKYKRILLKLSGEALQNKEKGMSIDPAVLASIGRQFKQLIEAGAEIAVVVGGGNIFRGLAGEAGGTDRTTGDSMGMLATVINSLALQSALENVGIQTRVMTAISMPAFAEPFIRRKAMRHLEKGRVVIFGAGTGNPYFTTDSAAALRASEIGADVLMKATKVDGVYTADPMKDKTATRFDKVSYSDALSKQLKIMDAAAFSLCMENDIPIVVFNFFKEGEMLKVFRGENAGTLVSH encoded by the coding sequence ATGAAGTATAAGCGCATTCTGCTCAAACTCAGCGGCGAAGCACTCCAGAACAAAGAAAAAGGAATGAGCATTGACCCTGCCGTCCTCGCCTCCATCGGGCGGCAGTTTAAACAATTGATCGAAGCCGGCGCGGAAATCGCAGTCGTCGTCGGCGGCGGCAACATTTTCCGCGGCCTCGCCGGCGAAGCGGGCGGAACCGACCGCACCACCGGGGACTCCATGGGGATGCTCGCCACCGTCATTAACTCGCTCGCGCTGCAATCGGCGCTCGAAAACGTCGGCATCCAGACGCGCGTTATGACCGCCATCAGCATGCCCGCCTTCGCCGAACCGTTCATCCGCCGTAAAGCGATGCGCCACCTTGAAAAAGGCCGCGTCGTTATCTTTGGTGCTGGCACCGGCAATCCATATTTTACCACCGACAGCGCCGCCGCCCTGCGCGCCTCGGAAATCGGCGCTGACGTGCTGATGAAAGCCACCAAGGTGGACGGCGTCTATACCGCCGATCCGATGAAAGACAAGACCGCGACCCGCTTCGATAAAGTTTCCTACAGCGACGCACTCAGCAAGCAGCTCAAGATCATGGACGCCGCTGCCTTCTCACTCTGCATGGAAAATGATATTCCCATCGTCGTGTTCAACTTTTTCAAGGAAGGCGAAATGCTGAAGGTCTTCCGCGGAGAAAACGCCGGAACACTGGTTAGCCACTGA
- a CDS encoding ATP-binding cassette domain-containing protein encodes MITFDKVTKRLGGKIVLNEVSFEVPKGETFVIVGLSGAGKSVTLKHMVQLMRPDSGMICIGDDVINEARGTELERMRRRFGVLFQGAALLQWLSVFENVALPLREHTKMSEEEIEKTVREKLRLLNMEDSMDKFPSDLSGGMQKRVGLARAIVMNPEIILYDEPTSGLDPVTSRLIDQLIENLRKELGITSVVVTHDLHSALAIGTRIMMIDGGQIVENAKPEDFIKSTNETVQRFLESQYITRRGAWEKGMEQHDGQI; translated from the coding sequence ATGATTACCTTCGATAAAGTCACCAAACGGCTCGGCGGCAAGATTGTCCTCAACGAGGTCAGTTTTGAAGTGCCCAAGGGCGAAACGTTTGTGATTGTCGGCCTTTCCGGCGCGGGCAAGAGCGTTACACTTAAGCACATGGTGCAGCTGATGCGTCCGGACAGCGGCATGATCTGCATCGGCGACGATGTAATCAATGAAGCAAGAGGAACGGAACTGGAACGGATGCGTCGCCGTTTCGGCGTACTTTTTCAGGGCGCGGCGCTGCTGCAATGGCTGTCGGTTTTCGAAAACGTGGCGCTACCGCTGCGTGAACACACGAAGATGAGCGAAGAGGAAATCGAAAAGACCGTTCGCGAAAAACTGCGCCTGCTGAACATGGAAGACTCCATGGATAAATTTCCGTCCGACCTTTCCGGCGGGATGCAAAAGCGCGTCGGTCTGGCCCGCGCCATCGTCATGAATCCCGAAATTATTCTCTATGACGAGCCGACCTCCGGCCTTGATCCGGTAACATCCCGGCTGATTGACCAGCTGATTGAAAATCTGCGCAAAGAGCTGGGGATCACCAGCGTCGTTGTCACCCACGACCTGCACAGTGCGCTGGCGATCGGCACGCGGATTATGATGATCGACGGCGGGCAGATTGTTGAAAACGCCAAGCCCGAAGATTTTATTAAATCAACCAACGAAACAGTACAACGTTTCCTCGAGTCCCAGTACATCACCCGCCGGGGTGCCTGGGAGAAAGGGATGGAGCAACATGACGGACAAATATAA